One window of Channa argus isolate prfri chromosome 4, Channa argus male v1.0, whole genome shotgun sequence genomic DNA carries:
- the ppip5k1b gene encoding inositol hexakisphosphate and diphosphoinositol-pentakisphosphate kinase 2 isoform X25, which produces MSEICDGPETGDGQGWDSRDVPRFVVGCDDDEQHVDQVEAGMKSKMFREEDMEDDENELPTGRQIVVGICAMMKKSTSKPMTQILERLCKFDYIDMVIFPEEVVLEEPVEKWPICDCLISFHSKGFPLDKAVEYTKLRNPLLINDLNMQYFIQDRRDVYRILQEEGIDLPRYAVLNRDPDNPEGGDLVEGEDHVEVNGEVFHKPFVEKPVCAEDHNVYIYYPTSAGGGSQRLFRKIGSRSSVYSPESSVRKTGSYIYEEFMPTDGTDVKVYTVGPDYAHAEARKSPALDGKVERDSEGKEIRYPVMLTAMEKLVARKVCLAFKQTVCGFDLLRANGHSYVCDVNGFSFVKNSMKYYDDCAKVLGNMVMRELAPQLHIPWSVPMEAEDIPIVPTTSGTMMELRCVIAIIRHGDRTPKQKMKMEVRHPLFFELFDKHGGHKSGKLKLKKPKQLQEVLDIARLLLVELGQHNDCEIEEKKSKLEQLKTVLEMESSLNDIQYGHFSGINRKVQLTYLRNGQPKASSEEEDCKKEGPSLLLVLKWGGELTPAGRVQAEELGRAFRCMYPGGQGDYAGFPGCGLLRLHSTYRHDLKIYASDEGRVQMTAAAFAKGLLALEGELTPILVQMVKSANMNGLLDSDSDSLTGCQQKVKASLHEIMQKDQGFTKEDYQKLAPTGSVSLVNSMNVIQNPVKTCDKVYALIQSLTSQIRKRLEDPKSADLQLYHSETLELMLQRWSKLERDFRMKNGRYDISKIPDIYDCIKYDTQHNSSLGLEDTLELFRLSRALADIVIPQEYGLSRSEKVDIAQAYCVPLMKKIQLDLQRTHEEEAVNKLHPLYSRGVMSPGRHVRTRLYFTSESHVHSLLSMFRYGGLLDEEKDQQWKQAMDYLSAVTELNYMTQIVIMLYEDNNKDPSSEERFHVELHFSPGVKGCEDEENVPLGFGFRPASSENEDKKPNQGSLEDLSQDQPDQALPVSEPINILRKSPMIRNRKAGSMEVLSETSPAQSSKGCTPHRLLPSCSRQSPEIKPAIGLGGHLISVPPPLGCPLAPQTCETTSAHTTTTTTESHLCPRAVCHARLACSSPQMSSM; this is translated from the exons ATGTCCGAAATCTGTGACGGACCGGAAACAGGGGACGGACAAGGGTGGGATTCCAGAGACGTTCCTCGGTTTGTGGTTGgctgtgatgatgatgagcaGCACGTGGATCAAGTGGAGGCAGGCATGAAGAGCAAGATGTTTCGAGAAGAAGATATGGAGGATGATGAAAATGAGTTG CCAACGGGGCGACAGATTGTGGTGGGCATATGTGCCATGATGAAGAAGTCGACATCCAAGCCCATGACTCAGATCCTGGAGCGCCTCTGTAAATTTGATTACATTGACATGGTCATCTTTCCTGAGGAGGTGGTCCTGGAGGAGCCTGTTGAAAAGTGGCCTATCTGTGACTGCCTGATCTCCTTTCACTCTAAAG GTTTCCCATTGGACAAGGCTGTGGAGTACACCAAGCTCAGGAATCCACTGCTTATCAATGACCTCAATATGCAGTATTTCATACAGGACAG GAGGGATGTGTACCGCATTCTGCAAGAAGAGGGCATTGACCTACCTCGTTATGCCGTGTTAAACCGAGACCCAGACAATCCTGAAG gggGGGACCTGGTGGAGGGGGAGGACCACGTTGAGGTGAATGGAGAGGTGTTTCATAAACCCTTTGTGGAGAAACCCGTGTGTGCTGAGGACCACAATGTCTACATCTATTACCCAACATCTGCTGGAGGAGGCAGCCAGAGACTCTTTAGGAAG ATAGGGAGTCGTAGCAGCGTGTACTCCCCAGAAAGCAGTGTGCGAAAGACGGGATCTTACATCTATGAAGAGTTCATGCCCACAGATGGCACTGATGTGAAG GTTTACACAGTTGGTCCAGACTACGCCCATGCGGAGGCCAGGAAGTCCCCTGCTCTGGATGGGAAGGTAGAGAGGGACAGTGAGGGGAAGGAGATCCGCTACCCTGTCATGCTGACTGCCATGGAGAAACTAGTGGCCCGCAAGGTCTGCCTGGCCTTCAAG CAAACAGTGTGCGGCTTTGATCTGCTCAGAGCCAACGGCCACTCTTACGTCTGTGACGTTAATGGCTTCAGCTTCGTCAAAAACTCCATGAAGTATTACGACGATTGTGCCAAAGTTCTGGG GAACATGGTAATGAGGGAGTTGGCTCCTCAGCTCCACATCCCATGGTCCGTCCCCATGGAGGCTGAAGACATCCCTATTGTCCCAACGACCTCAGGAACCAT GATGGAGCTGCGCTGTGTTATTGCCATCATCCGACATGGAGATCGAACaccaaagcaaaagatgaaaatgGAAGTTCGACATCCTCT ATTCTTTGAGTTATTTGACAAGCACGGAGGACACAAGTCTGGaaagctaaagctaaaaaaGCCCAAACAACTACAG GAAGTCCTAGATATCGCCCGGCTGCTGCTGGTTGAACTGGGACAGCACAACGACTGTGAGATCGAGGAGAAGAAATCTAAACTGGAGCAACTCAAGACTGTCTTGGAGAT GGAATCCAGCTTGAATGACATTCA GTACGGTCATTTCTCAGGTATCAACAGAAAAGTTCAGCTGACCTATCTGCGTAACGGCCAACCTAAAGCCTCCAGTGAAGAAGaag ATTGTAAGAAGGAAGGCCCATCTCTTCTACTGGTGTTGAAGTGGGGCGGGGAGCTGACACCTGCAGGTCGGGTTCAGGCTGAAGAGCTGGGCAGGGCCTTCCGCTGCATGTACCCTGGAGGTCAAG GTGACTATGCTGGGTTTCCTGGCTGTGGCCTCCTGCGCCTGCACAGCACTTACCGCCACGACTTGAAGATCTACGCCTCTGATGAAGGCAGAGTGCAGATGACAGCCGCTGCTTTTGCCAAG GGTTTGCTGGCTCTAGAAGGGGAGCTCACTCCAATCCTGGTTCAGATGGTTAAGAGTGCCAACATGAATGGACTGCTAGACAGCGACAGCGACTCTCTGACTGGCTGTCAGCAGAAGGTCAAAGCCAGTCTGCATGAAATCATGCAAAAGGATCAGGGCTTTACGAAAGAGGACTATCAGAAG TTGGCCCCGACTGGCAGTGTATCACTGGTGAACTCCATGAATGTCATACAGAATCCAGTTAAAACCTGTGACAAAGTGTATGCTCTCATCCAGAGCCTCACCTCACAGATTCGAAAGAGACTTGAGGATCCCAAGTCTGCAG ACCTGCAGCTTTACCACAGTGAGACGCTGGAGCTGATGCTACAGCGTTGGTCCAAACTGGAGAGAGATTTCCGAATGAAGAATGGGCGCTATGACATCAGCAAGATCCCGGACATCTACGACTGCATCAAATATGACACTCAGCACAATTCCTCGCTGGGTCTGGAGGATACGCTGGAGCTGTTCAGACTGTCTCGTGCTCTGGCCGACATAGTTATACCACAG GAATATGGCCTCAGCAGATCAGAGAAAGTGGACATTGCACAGGCTTACTGTGTCCCTCTGATGAAGAAGATCCAGCTGGACCTGCAGCGGACCCATGAGGAAGAGGCAGTTAACAAACTGCACCCTCT GTATTCTCGGGGTGTGATGTCTCCTGGTCGCCACGTTCGCACACGCCTCTACTTCACCAGCGAGAGCCATGTCCACTCTCTGCTCAGCATGTTCCGCTATGGAGGACTGCTGGAT gAGGAGAAGGACCAACAGTGGAAGCAGGCGATGGACTACCTGAGTGCTGTGACTGAACTCAACTACATGACACAGATAGTCATCATGCTGTATGAGGACAACAATAAG GACCCCTCCTCAGAAGAACGGTTCCATGTTGAGTTGCACTTCAGCCCAGGTGTCAAAGGATGTGAAGATGAGGAGAACGTACCTCTCGGCTTCGGCTTCCGTCCAGCCTcttcagag AATGAAGACAAAAAGCCAAATCAGGGTAGTCTAGAAGACCTCTCCCAGGATCAGCCAGACCAGGCACTTCCAGTTTCTGAGCCAATCAACATCTTGcgaaagtctccaatgatccgCAACCGCAAGGCTGGCTCCATGGAG GTCCTCTCGGAGACCTCTCCTGCCCAGTCCTCCAAAGGCTGCACACCACACCGACTCCTCCCTTCATGTTCACGCCAGTCTCCTGAGATCAAACCCGCCATTGGCCTAGGTGGGCATCTCATTtctg TGCCTCCACCCTTGGGGTGTCCTCTAGCGCCCCAAACCTGCGAGACTACGTCCgcacacaccaccaccaccaccaccgaaAGCCACCTCTGTCCCCGGGCAGTCTGCCATGCAAGATTGGCATGTTCG AGCCCTCAGATGAGCTCCATGTAG
- the ppip5k1b gene encoding inositol hexakisphosphate and diphosphoinositol-pentakisphosphate kinase 2 isoform X4, with product MSEICDGPETGDGQGWDSRDVPRFVVGCDDDEQHVDQVEAGMKSKMFREEDMEDDENELPTGRQIVVGICAMMKKSTSKPMTQILERLCKFDYIDMVIFPEEVVLEEPVEKWPICDCLISFHSKGFPLDKAVEYTKLRNPLLINDLNMQYFIQDRRDVYRILQEEGIDLPRYAVLNRDPDNPEGGDLVEGEDHVEVNGEVFHKPFVEKPVCAEDHNVYIYYPTSAGGGSQRLFRKIGSRSSVYSPESSVRKTGSYIYEEFMPTDGTDVKVYTVGPDYAHAEARKSPALDGKVERDSEGKEIRYPVMLTAMEKLVARKVCLAFKQTVCGFDLLRANGHSYVCDVNGFSFVKNSMKYYDDCAKVLGNMVMRELAPQLHIPWSVPMEAEDIPIVPTTSGTMMELRCVIAIIRHGDRTPKQKMKMEVRHPLFFELFDKHGGHKSGKLKLKKPKQLQEVLDIARLLLVELGQHNDCEIEEKKSKLEQLKTVLEMESSLNDIQYGHFSGINRKVQLTYLRNGQPKASSEEEDCKKEGPSLLLVLKWGGELTPAGRVQAEELGRAFRCMYPGGQGDYAGFPGCGLLRLHSTYRHDLKIYASDEGRVQMTAAAFAKGLLALEGELTPILVQMVKSANMNGLLDSDSDSLTGCQQKVKASLHEIMQKDQGFTKEDYQKLAPTGSVSLVNSMNVIQNPVKTCDKVYALIQSLTSQIRKRLEDPKSADLQLYHSETLELMLQRWSKLERDFRMKNGRYDISKIPDIYDCIKYDTQHNSSLGLEDTLELFRLSRALADIVIPQEYGLSRSEKVDIAQAYCVPLMKKIQLDLQRTHEEEAVNKLHPLYSRGVMSPGRHVRTRLYFTSESHVHSLLSMFRYGGLLDEEKDQQWKQAMDYLSAVTELNYMTQIVIMLYEDNNKDPSSEERFHVELHFSPGVKGCEDEENVPLGFGFRPASSENEDKKPNQGSLEDLSQDQPDQALPVSEPINILRKSPMIRNRKAGSMEVLSETSPAQSSKGCTPHRLLPSCSRQSPEIKPAIGLGGHLISVPPPLGCPLAPQTCETTSAHTTTTTTESHLCPRAVCHARLACSISMTDHRSLTTFCIGTELFSMPAVKRFSVSFARHPTNEPSDELHVVHLLGGILAELTQQGSTPLAVDRAMAHHLHRCPYHLRLLKTWLMSGQELHESLHGFEGCSMVPSIYPLETLHNLLSLKQVEEFLSRVCVSSSEAHAKTMKALFDSQSQTSLCSPQPPLSSGSNASLRPPGQSPWHGSIPSSAVSSAGPSSPNTDSSSLNFSFNE from the exons ATGTCCGAAATCTGTGACGGACCGGAAACAGGGGACGGACAAGGGTGGGATTCCAGAGACGTTCCTCGGTTTGTGGTTGgctgtgatgatgatgagcaGCACGTGGATCAAGTGGAGGCAGGCATGAAGAGCAAGATGTTTCGAGAAGAAGATATGGAGGATGATGAAAATGAGTTG CCAACGGGGCGACAGATTGTGGTGGGCATATGTGCCATGATGAAGAAGTCGACATCCAAGCCCATGACTCAGATCCTGGAGCGCCTCTGTAAATTTGATTACATTGACATGGTCATCTTTCCTGAGGAGGTGGTCCTGGAGGAGCCTGTTGAAAAGTGGCCTATCTGTGACTGCCTGATCTCCTTTCACTCTAAAG GTTTCCCATTGGACAAGGCTGTGGAGTACACCAAGCTCAGGAATCCACTGCTTATCAATGACCTCAATATGCAGTATTTCATACAGGACAG GAGGGATGTGTACCGCATTCTGCAAGAAGAGGGCATTGACCTACCTCGTTATGCCGTGTTAAACCGAGACCCAGACAATCCTGAAG gggGGGACCTGGTGGAGGGGGAGGACCACGTTGAGGTGAATGGAGAGGTGTTTCATAAACCCTTTGTGGAGAAACCCGTGTGTGCTGAGGACCACAATGTCTACATCTATTACCCAACATCTGCTGGAGGAGGCAGCCAGAGACTCTTTAGGAAG ATAGGGAGTCGTAGCAGCGTGTACTCCCCAGAAAGCAGTGTGCGAAAGACGGGATCTTACATCTATGAAGAGTTCATGCCCACAGATGGCACTGATGTGAAG GTTTACACAGTTGGTCCAGACTACGCCCATGCGGAGGCCAGGAAGTCCCCTGCTCTGGATGGGAAGGTAGAGAGGGACAGTGAGGGGAAGGAGATCCGCTACCCTGTCATGCTGACTGCCATGGAGAAACTAGTGGCCCGCAAGGTCTGCCTGGCCTTCAAG CAAACAGTGTGCGGCTTTGATCTGCTCAGAGCCAACGGCCACTCTTACGTCTGTGACGTTAATGGCTTCAGCTTCGTCAAAAACTCCATGAAGTATTACGACGATTGTGCCAAAGTTCTGGG GAACATGGTAATGAGGGAGTTGGCTCCTCAGCTCCACATCCCATGGTCCGTCCCCATGGAGGCTGAAGACATCCCTATTGTCCCAACGACCTCAGGAACCAT GATGGAGCTGCGCTGTGTTATTGCCATCATCCGACATGGAGATCGAACaccaaagcaaaagatgaaaatgGAAGTTCGACATCCTCT ATTCTTTGAGTTATTTGACAAGCACGGAGGACACAAGTCTGGaaagctaaagctaaaaaaGCCCAAACAACTACAG GAAGTCCTAGATATCGCCCGGCTGCTGCTGGTTGAACTGGGACAGCACAACGACTGTGAGATCGAGGAGAAGAAATCTAAACTGGAGCAACTCAAGACTGTCTTGGAGAT GGAATCCAGCTTGAATGACATTCA GTACGGTCATTTCTCAGGTATCAACAGAAAAGTTCAGCTGACCTATCTGCGTAACGGCCAACCTAAAGCCTCCAGTGAAGAAGaag ATTGTAAGAAGGAAGGCCCATCTCTTCTACTGGTGTTGAAGTGGGGCGGGGAGCTGACACCTGCAGGTCGGGTTCAGGCTGAAGAGCTGGGCAGGGCCTTCCGCTGCATGTACCCTGGAGGTCAAG GTGACTATGCTGGGTTTCCTGGCTGTGGCCTCCTGCGCCTGCACAGCACTTACCGCCACGACTTGAAGATCTACGCCTCTGATGAAGGCAGAGTGCAGATGACAGCCGCTGCTTTTGCCAAG GGTTTGCTGGCTCTAGAAGGGGAGCTCACTCCAATCCTGGTTCAGATGGTTAAGAGTGCCAACATGAATGGACTGCTAGACAGCGACAGCGACTCTCTGACTGGCTGTCAGCAGAAGGTCAAAGCCAGTCTGCATGAAATCATGCAAAAGGATCAGGGCTTTACGAAAGAGGACTATCAGAAG TTGGCCCCGACTGGCAGTGTATCACTGGTGAACTCCATGAATGTCATACAGAATCCAGTTAAAACCTGTGACAAAGTGTATGCTCTCATCCAGAGCCTCACCTCACAGATTCGAAAGAGACTTGAGGATCCCAAGTCTGCAG ACCTGCAGCTTTACCACAGTGAGACGCTGGAGCTGATGCTACAGCGTTGGTCCAAACTGGAGAGAGATTTCCGAATGAAGAATGGGCGCTATGACATCAGCAAGATCCCGGACATCTACGACTGCATCAAATATGACACTCAGCACAATTCCTCGCTGGGTCTGGAGGATACGCTGGAGCTGTTCAGACTGTCTCGTGCTCTGGCCGACATAGTTATACCACAG GAATATGGCCTCAGCAGATCAGAGAAAGTGGACATTGCACAGGCTTACTGTGTCCCTCTGATGAAGAAGATCCAGCTGGACCTGCAGCGGACCCATGAGGAAGAGGCAGTTAACAAACTGCACCCTCT GTATTCTCGGGGTGTGATGTCTCCTGGTCGCCACGTTCGCACACGCCTCTACTTCACCAGCGAGAGCCATGTCCACTCTCTGCTCAGCATGTTCCGCTATGGAGGACTGCTGGAT gAGGAGAAGGACCAACAGTGGAAGCAGGCGATGGACTACCTGAGTGCTGTGACTGAACTCAACTACATGACACAGATAGTCATCATGCTGTATGAGGACAACAATAAG GACCCCTCCTCAGAAGAACGGTTCCATGTTGAGTTGCACTTCAGCCCAGGTGTCAAAGGATGTGAAGATGAGGAGAACGTACCTCTCGGCTTCGGCTTCCGTCCAGCCTcttcagag AATGAAGACAAAAAGCCAAATCAGGGTAGTCTAGAAGACCTCTCCCAGGATCAGCCAGACCAGGCACTTCCAGTTTCTGAGCCAATCAACATCTTGcgaaagtctccaatgatccgCAACCGCAAGGCTGGCTCCATGGAG GTCCTCTCGGAGACCTCTCCTGCCCAGTCCTCCAAAGGCTGCACACCACACCGACTCCTCCCTTCATGTTCACGCCAGTCTCCTGAGATCAAACCCGCCATTGGCCTAGGTGGGCATCTCATTtctg TGCCTCCACCCTTGGGGTGTCCTCTAGCGCCCCAAACCTGCGAGACTACGTCCgcacacaccaccaccaccaccaccgaaAGCCACCTCTGTCCCCGGGCAGTCTGCCATGCAAGATTGGCATGTTCG ATCAGCATGACCGATCACAGATCACTCACCACTTTCTGCATTGGTACAG AGCTGTTCTCTATGCCGGCAGTAAAGAGATTTTCTGTGTCATTTGCCAGGCATCCGACTAATG AGCCCTCAGATGAGCTCCATGTAGTCCACCTGCTGGGGGGGATTCTTGCTGAGCTGACCCAGCAGGGCTCTACCCCTCTGGCTGTGGACAGGGCCATGGCCCACCACCTGCACCGCTGCCCCTACCATCTCCGCCTACTGAAGACCTGGCTGATGTCTGGTCAGGAGCTCCATGAATCCCTGCACG GTTTTGAAGGCTGCTCCATGGTGCCCTCTATCTACCCACTGGAGACGCTGCACAACCTGCTCTCACTGAAACAGGTGGAAGAGTTTCTCAGCAGGGTGTGCGTGAGCAGCAGCGAGGCCCACGCCAAAACCATGAAAG CGCTCTTTGACTCTCAGAGCCAGACGTCTCTCTGCAGCCCCCAGCCGCCGCTGTCCTCTGGATCCAACGCATCTCTTCGTCCACCAGGCCAGTCTCCGTGGC ACGGCAGCATCCCGTCCAGTGCTGTATCCAGTGCAGGCCCCTCGTCCCCAAACACAGACAGTTCCTCACTGAACTTCAGCTTCAATGAGTAG
- the ppip5k1b gene encoding inositol hexakisphosphate and diphosphoinositol-pentakisphosphate kinase 2 isoform X12: MSEICDGPETGDGQGWDSRDVPRFVVGCDDDEQHVDQVEAGMKSKMFREEDMEDDENELPTGRQIVVGICAMMKKSTSKPMTQILERLCKFDYIDMVIFPEEVVLEEPVEKWPICDCLISFHSKGFPLDKAVEYTKLRNPLLINDLNMQYFIQDRRDVYRILQEEGIDLPRYAVLNRDPDNPEGGDLVEGEDHVEVNGEVFHKPFVEKPVCAEDHNVYIYYPTSAGGGSQRLFRKIGSRSSVYSPESSVRKTGSYIYEEFMPTDGTDVKVYTVGPDYAHAEARKSPALDGKVERDSEGKEIRYPVMLTAMEKLVARKVCLAFKQTVCGFDLLRANGHSYVCDVNGFSFVKNSMKYYDDCAKVLGNMVMRELAPQLHIPWSVPMEAEDIPIVPTTSGTMMELRCVIAIIRHGDRTPKQKMKMEVRHPLFFELFDKHGGHKSGKLKLKKPKQLQEVLDIARLLLVELGQHNDCEIEEKKSKLEQLKTVLEMESSLNDIQYGHFSGINRKVQLTYLRNGQPKASSEEEDCKKEGPSLLLVLKWGGELTPAGRVQAEELGRAFRCMYPGGQGDYAGFPGCGLLRLHSTYRHDLKIYASDEGRVQMTAAAFAKGLLALEGELTPILVQMVKSANMNGLLDSDSDSLTGCQQKVKASLHEIMQKDQGFTKEDYQKLAPTGSVSLVNSMNVIQNPVKTCDKVYALIQSLTSQIRKRLEDPKSADLQLYHSETLELMLQRWSKLERDFRMKNGRYDISKIPDIYDCIKYDTQHNSSLGLEDTLELFRLSRALADIVIPQEYGLSRSEKVDIAQAYCVPLMKKIQLDLQRTHEEEAVNKLHPLYSRGVMSPGRHVRTRLYFTSESHVHSLLSMFRYGGLLDEEKDQQWKQAMDYLSAVTELNYMTQIVIMLYEDNNKDPSSEERFHVELHFSPGVKGCEDEENVPLGFGFRPASSENEDKKPNQGSLEDLSQDQPDQALPVSEPINILRKSPMIRNRKAGSMEVLSETSPAQSSKGCTPHRLLPSCSRQSPEIKPAIGLGGHLISVPPPLGCPLAPQTCETTSAHTTTTTTESHLCPRAVCHARLACSISMTDHRSLTTFCIGTELFSMPAVKRFSVSFARHPTNGFEGCSMVPSIYPLETLHNLLSLKQVEEFLSRVCVSSSEAHAKTMKALFDSQSQTSLCSPQPPLSSGSNASLRPPGQSPWHGSIPSSAVSSAGPSSPNTDSSSLNFSFNE; the protein is encoded by the exons ATGTCCGAAATCTGTGACGGACCGGAAACAGGGGACGGACAAGGGTGGGATTCCAGAGACGTTCCTCGGTTTGTGGTTGgctgtgatgatgatgagcaGCACGTGGATCAAGTGGAGGCAGGCATGAAGAGCAAGATGTTTCGAGAAGAAGATATGGAGGATGATGAAAATGAGTTG CCAACGGGGCGACAGATTGTGGTGGGCATATGTGCCATGATGAAGAAGTCGACATCCAAGCCCATGACTCAGATCCTGGAGCGCCTCTGTAAATTTGATTACATTGACATGGTCATCTTTCCTGAGGAGGTGGTCCTGGAGGAGCCTGTTGAAAAGTGGCCTATCTGTGACTGCCTGATCTCCTTTCACTCTAAAG GTTTCCCATTGGACAAGGCTGTGGAGTACACCAAGCTCAGGAATCCACTGCTTATCAATGACCTCAATATGCAGTATTTCATACAGGACAG GAGGGATGTGTACCGCATTCTGCAAGAAGAGGGCATTGACCTACCTCGTTATGCCGTGTTAAACCGAGACCCAGACAATCCTGAAG gggGGGACCTGGTGGAGGGGGAGGACCACGTTGAGGTGAATGGAGAGGTGTTTCATAAACCCTTTGTGGAGAAACCCGTGTGTGCTGAGGACCACAATGTCTACATCTATTACCCAACATCTGCTGGAGGAGGCAGCCAGAGACTCTTTAGGAAG ATAGGGAGTCGTAGCAGCGTGTACTCCCCAGAAAGCAGTGTGCGAAAGACGGGATCTTACATCTATGAAGAGTTCATGCCCACAGATGGCACTGATGTGAAG GTTTACACAGTTGGTCCAGACTACGCCCATGCGGAGGCCAGGAAGTCCCCTGCTCTGGATGGGAAGGTAGAGAGGGACAGTGAGGGGAAGGAGATCCGCTACCCTGTCATGCTGACTGCCATGGAGAAACTAGTGGCCCGCAAGGTCTGCCTGGCCTTCAAG CAAACAGTGTGCGGCTTTGATCTGCTCAGAGCCAACGGCCACTCTTACGTCTGTGACGTTAATGGCTTCAGCTTCGTCAAAAACTCCATGAAGTATTACGACGATTGTGCCAAAGTTCTGGG GAACATGGTAATGAGGGAGTTGGCTCCTCAGCTCCACATCCCATGGTCCGTCCCCATGGAGGCTGAAGACATCCCTATTGTCCCAACGACCTCAGGAACCAT GATGGAGCTGCGCTGTGTTATTGCCATCATCCGACATGGAGATCGAACaccaaagcaaaagatgaaaatgGAAGTTCGACATCCTCT ATTCTTTGAGTTATTTGACAAGCACGGAGGACACAAGTCTGGaaagctaaagctaaaaaaGCCCAAACAACTACAG GAAGTCCTAGATATCGCCCGGCTGCTGCTGGTTGAACTGGGACAGCACAACGACTGTGAGATCGAGGAGAAGAAATCTAAACTGGAGCAACTCAAGACTGTCTTGGAGAT GGAATCCAGCTTGAATGACATTCA GTACGGTCATTTCTCAGGTATCAACAGAAAAGTTCAGCTGACCTATCTGCGTAACGGCCAACCTAAAGCCTCCAGTGAAGAAGaag ATTGTAAGAAGGAAGGCCCATCTCTTCTACTGGTGTTGAAGTGGGGCGGGGAGCTGACACCTGCAGGTCGGGTTCAGGCTGAAGAGCTGGGCAGGGCCTTCCGCTGCATGTACCCTGGAGGTCAAG GTGACTATGCTGGGTTTCCTGGCTGTGGCCTCCTGCGCCTGCACAGCACTTACCGCCACGACTTGAAGATCTACGCCTCTGATGAAGGCAGAGTGCAGATGACAGCCGCTGCTTTTGCCAAG GGTTTGCTGGCTCTAGAAGGGGAGCTCACTCCAATCCTGGTTCAGATGGTTAAGAGTGCCAACATGAATGGACTGCTAGACAGCGACAGCGACTCTCTGACTGGCTGTCAGCAGAAGGTCAAAGCCAGTCTGCATGAAATCATGCAAAAGGATCAGGGCTTTACGAAAGAGGACTATCAGAAG TTGGCCCCGACTGGCAGTGTATCACTGGTGAACTCCATGAATGTCATACAGAATCCAGTTAAAACCTGTGACAAAGTGTATGCTCTCATCCAGAGCCTCACCTCACAGATTCGAAAGAGACTTGAGGATCCCAAGTCTGCAG ACCTGCAGCTTTACCACAGTGAGACGCTGGAGCTGATGCTACAGCGTTGGTCCAAACTGGAGAGAGATTTCCGAATGAAGAATGGGCGCTATGACATCAGCAAGATCCCGGACATCTACGACTGCATCAAATATGACACTCAGCACAATTCCTCGCTGGGTCTGGAGGATACGCTGGAGCTGTTCAGACTGTCTCGTGCTCTGGCCGACATAGTTATACCACAG GAATATGGCCTCAGCAGATCAGAGAAAGTGGACATTGCACAGGCTTACTGTGTCCCTCTGATGAAGAAGATCCAGCTGGACCTGCAGCGGACCCATGAGGAAGAGGCAGTTAACAAACTGCACCCTCT GTATTCTCGGGGTGTGATGTCTCCTGGTCGCCACGTTCGCACACGCCTCTACTTCACCAGCGAGAGCCATGTCCACTCTCTGCTCAGCATGTTCCGCTATGGAGGACTGCTGGAT gAGGAGAAGGACCAACAGTGGAAGCAGGCGATGGACTACCTGAGTGCTGTGACTGAACTCAACTACATGACACAGATAGTCATCATGCTGTATGAGGACAACAATAAG GACCCCTCCTCAGAAGAACGGTTCCATGTTGAGTTGCACTTCAGCCCAGGTGTCAAAGGATGTGAAGATGAGGAGAACGTACCTCTCGGCTTCGGCTTCCGTCCAGCCTcttcagag AATGAAGACAAAAAGCCAAATCAGGGTAGTCTAGAAGACCTCTCCCAGGATCAGCCAGACCAGGCACTTCCAGTTTCTGAGCCAATCAACATCTTGcgaaagtctccaatgatccgCAACCGCAAGGCTGGCTCCATGGAG GTCCTCTCGGAGACCTCTCCTGCCCAGTCCTCCAAAGGCTGCACACCACACCGACTCCTCCCTTCATGTTCACGCCAGTCTCCTGAGATCAAACCCGCCATTGGCCTAGGTGGGCATCTCATTtctg TGCCTCCACCCTTGGGGTGTCCTCTAGCGCCCCAAACCTGCGAGACTACGTCCgcacacaccaccaccaccaccaccgaaAGCCACCTCTGTCCCCGGGCAGTCTGCCATGCAAGATTGGCATGTTCG ATCAGCATGACCGATCACAGATCACTCACCACTTTCTGCATTGGTACAG AGCTGTTCTCTATGCCGGCAGTAAAGAGATTTTCTGTGTCATTTGCCAGGCATCCGACTAATG GTTTTGAAGGCTGCTCCATGGTGCCCTCTATCTACCCACTGGAGACGCTGCACAACCTGCTCTCACTGAAACAGGTGGAAGAGTTTCTCAGCAGGGTGTGCGTGAGCAGCAGCGAGGCCCACGCCAAAACCATGAAAG CGCTCTTTGACTCTCAGAGCCAGACGTCTCTCTGCAGCCCCCAGCCGCCGCTGTCCTCTGGATCCAACGCATCTCTTCGTCCACCAGGCCAGTCTCCGTGGC ACGGCAGCATCCCGTCCAGTGCTGTATCCAGTGCAGGCCCCTCGTCCCCAAACACAGACAGTTCCTCACTGAACTTCAGCTTCAATGAGTAG